Genomic window (Mycosarcoma maydis chromosome 5, whole genome shotgun sequence):
gtggatTTCTGTGAAGCGCTCGCTTTGCAGAACCTCACGCCTCGGTGGGACTTGGGCCCTTCCCGCTTTCCACTTCCCGCTTCCCGCTGTGCTGGTCTTCAAGCCTCAAACGCAGTCAGTATGATTCAAGCAATACGTACGTCAGCGTGCGCCCCCGGGATGCAAAAACCGCGCAGACAACAgagcaacactcacgaaccacgaattgCGGCTGGGACGACATTCGTATCGAACAGGAGCAGTTGCACCAGAACACTTCGGCAGTTGCACACTCCTATCTCCGTTGTTGTGCAAGGCTTGCGCTCTCTCCTACCTTTGTTCTGTTCTGGCCCCCAGCGCCCCGCCCCCAGCCTGCAGGATCTCGCAGTCACCTACTGCGGGTGCGGTGCTGCCCACACGCGTTTTGTACAAAGTGAATAGGGCTCTGCTGCAGCCACAACTAGAAAGGACATCGGATCTGACTCAATTTCTGCCCCGATCTCACTCCAATCGGGCTCTTCTCCCGATCTCACCCAACCCAGATGACCGAAAAGGTACTCGGTGTCAAAGGTAAACGACAGCTTATCTGCTGTGCACATACTGCAGACAAGCCTGCATTTTGTGATCACGTTCTTCCTGCTAGACCTCTCTAAAAATGAACACGTTCTCTTCAGCTCATCGTCCCATTGGATTAGCCTCAGGCCCGACTTTACCTGTCGTCCTGCCAATGGATAGCCTCGTGTTGCACACCCCGAGCTCGCAGTCCGGGTAAGGTCCCTGATCAGTCGCAGTCACAAGGGCGAGGACCCGGTGTGGATGAATAAATATCATGCGTACTTGCTATGAACCCCATTGGCAACACCATTCTTGCCCCCCTTTAAAGACACTATCTTGCCAAATTGCCACTAGTAACGCTGGGGCAATCTCGCTCTGCAAGTGCGAGCAGATATGCCGGCTATTACTCAGAGCCTTGCCTTTATCGGCGCATCTGGAGCGCCCCCACCCCATCTCCCGAGCACCTTGGTCTTGCCACCTGACATTTTCCACAATCTTGGTCACTACTCCCCCTGGTTTCCCGCTAATGCCCTGTCGCAACAGGTCGACAACCATGATGAATGCGAGGTAACCTTTGTTAGCCAGCTCGAACGACACGGCTCCCGTTACCCGACCGGTGGCGCATTCAAGGAACTGCGCAAGACGCTTCAACAGATCGCTTCGCATCTAAAGCATGTACCTGATGCAGGCCAGAACGTTGCACCTaccgaagcgctcgagccgCAGCTCCAATGGCTTCGTCACTGGGTTGATACCAAAAAGACGGAAGATGGCGGCCTGCGCAATCGTCTCGGCAACTCGGAGCTGACGCCATACGGTCAATTCGAAGCTTATTCTTCAGGCAGACGCTTCTATGAACAGTATGCACACCTTTTTGAAGCGCAGCACGTTCAGGTCAACGCCGACTACAACGTCGAGCTGAATCATGCAAGCTCCGCTCTCGAGTCTCTCTGCAGAACGTCCGAGGTATCTTCCTCCTCCGGCATCTGGACTGCGGCACATCTCTTCTCCCGCGTTCGTCGAGCCGTATGTCGCCTCCTGGACTCAGGCTCAACCGCCGATTCGGCGCAGCTAGGTCAGCAACTCGCCAAACGTCCCTTCGTTCGTGCATCAGGAGCCGATCGCGTCATCACTACCTCCCGCTTCTGGCTCCAGGGCTTTGCGCATTCTCCTGACAAACCATTCCAGCACGCCCCGCCCGAGTCGGCTCCATGGCCACAAAAAGGTCGACCTGTGGTGATCGACGACCTCAAGAGCGACAAGCCGCACAGGCGAATCCGCAACCTTCCCGAGCCCGATGTCATCATCTCCGAAGCACGCAAATCAGACAAGCTTGGTCAGATTACTAGCaacaacacgctcgacgtCTACACGTGCTCAGCTTTCGAGCGTGACTATCGCGACAATGCACAGAGCCTTGCTTCCCGCAAAACAGCGTCATTCTCGAGCAACGCTACCGCATCCATTCGGGCGCGACTAGCGAGCCAGCTCGGTGTGCGACGCGGTGGAAGCAAAGATCGACGCGGTGAAAGGATCCATCTGGAGCCTCGCCAGGTGTTACAGCTGTTCAGTCTGTGCGCCTTTGATACTGTGGCGAGACTCGACCCTTACGGACTCTGGTACAACCAACCAGAGCGCAACAAAGACGCCATGAGTCCCTTCTGCAGCCTGTTTGAGCCGGAAGAATTCGGCAGCATTTACGAAATTACTACCGACTTGGAAAAGGACTACGGCTTTGCAACACACAACCCTCTGCACAAAGCCCTCGCCACTCCTTGGTTGCGAGAGCTTCTGGCGAGGCTTGAGAACAGACGACCCGTCATGTCTCCTCCAACGTCCATCAACACTACCCTCGATGAAGATCGCGCTACGTTCCCCGTGTCAGCCGCACAAGGCCCACGCGCTTTTGTTGATTTCACTCATGATAACCAGCTCGCACCTGTGATCGCTGCGCTTGGATTATGGGACGAGGATCATCGTTGGACCACTTCACAGACTACGCCTTTCTCAGGGAGGATGACGGTAGAGAGATTGGAATGCCGGGGCGAGGCATACATTCGCGTCTTGGTCAACGACAAGCCTGCTAATGTCTCCCATGGAAGCTGGTGCGCCCATACACCAGGATTCAAGACCTCTCACGACGACCATCTCTGCCCTCAGAATGCATTCCTCGAACCTCTTCAGTGGGTCGATCAGCCAGATGAGTGGGACAAGTGCTACACAAAGACGGGCGCAAACGTTGATTAGAACGCCTTCTGATCCGCTAATTTTGTCAGTTGTTGCCTTCCCTACAAGCTTTCTTTTATTGATATTGATTCACCTAAAACTATTCACTGACAGCGAATATCAACACACATGATGCTTTTAGCACCAGGATTGACGGTTTGTGAGAACGAGATCACGATTTTGTGTAGTCAGCACAGCAGATCGATCGGGATTTGCTGATCGGGCTTTTGCTTCAACTCAGGAAGAAAGTGGGCAACGGTGAAAAAGGCAAACGGagaaaaacaaaaaaagaaaagaaaagaagaGAAAGCTTTCGTAAGCTGGTTGAGGTTGAATAGTTGTTCTTTCACTTctaccatcaccatcatgCCATAGCCCTTCGCTCGGCTACACTTCAACGCGTACGTACGACTGACTTTGCTCATCTTTTGTCTCTTGCGCTCCTTCTTTCCTGCTTCTGCTATCTTTTCACCGTCCGGCAATGAGCGATCGCGCTAGGTTTTAAAAAGCGCTCAATTTATCTGGCACCTCTTCGCCGAGCCCTTGGCTTCGATGGCAAGCGTTTGTGCTTGTCATCTGCTTTGGTCGATGCCGCAACTCTTGACTTCTGAGCCGTATATCTCCATTCAAAGGGATAATCATAGCAGTATCAGCAGCACGAGAGACAGCACCACCTCGAAGAACTGCCCGCTGATTCGCTTCTCGCCTTCTGTTCGATCCTCTTTGTTTGCAGGTACGCTCGCTATGTTTCGACCATCAACAAGCCTAGCGCtacgctcgacgctgcgTCAGCTGGCGTCAGCGTCTAATCAGCCCATCCCTCCTGGCTCAGAGATCAACGCGGTCAAACGTACTGTCGCCACTATCTTACCGCCTATCAGGCTCTACCGGCGCATCATTCGCGCACATCGTAGGCTCGACCCTGACATGCGTGCTGTTGGCGATAACTACGTCAAAGACGAATTTCGAAGGCACAAGAACATCGACAACCCACTGCAGATTATCGGTTTCCTCAGCTCGTGGAAGATGTacctcgatcagctcgaagTGCAGCAGGGTCAACCTGGCGGCTTCCGAGGTCAACGACTAGACCcccagctgctcgagaagatGTCGGACGAGCAGATCTACCAGATTCACGAGCTTATGACCGCAACCCAAGAGGCGTACTCGGACAAGGCGCAGGCATTTCCACCAGAAAAGCAGAGGGAGTTAGCTGAAAAGGCGGCTGCCGACGCAGGCCTATCTGTCAAGAAGGATGAATGAGCCCAGGTCCTAGCTCAAGACCAGCTATCAGTTTCGGATTCCATATCACTGACCCTTCCGTGCACGTTCGCATTCGTTCGTTTCCCTCTCTCTCACATTTGTCTTTCGTTCGCATCGCACTTTTGTTCTGTTTTGGTCTTTTTTTAATCGCTGTATTTGTACTGCCGTCATTGCAACGTTCTGCGCTCAAGCTTCCTGTGttcgtcgctctcgtcgacatcaGTGACAGTCATGATGGCTTTGAGACAAATTCCGGAAATCGGTCTCTGATTTCAGCTCCTCGCCTGAAATTTTGCTCAATTTCAGAAGAAAGCGCTGATCCACCGCGTGCCGTGTGGCTGAagacactcgtgattgagaCGCATGGCGTAGCTtcagcaccaccacgtGCTGCACCTCTTGTTGCACACCTTACACTGTCAGCATGGGCCATCACAGGGGTGCAGAGGCGATCAACGCAGCGACTGGTGTAACCACTCGTCAAAATGGGCTTCGCAAAACCCAGCCTTACTGGTACGAGTTTCAGACATATTCGAAATTGCGTTGGTTTGGTCGAGAGCTCATCGAGATCATGACGACTGAGTTTCGCGATCGCACCAAGGAGTACTATGTATGGGCGATTCACAAGGGGATATGTACTGTCAATGCCAAAAAAGCCGACTTACATCAGATCcttggcgacggcgacaaGATTTGCAATAGTGTCCACAGACACGAACCACCGGTAACAGATGAACCGATCAAAATCATTCACAgagacgatgacgaaggAATTCTAGTGATTGTCAAACCGGGATCGATACCTGTTCATGCTGCAGGGAGATACTTGCGTCATACGCTGGTCGGCCTCCTCCAGTCAGAGCACGGTGTCGACATGGTGTATACGACAAATCGCCTAGATAGACTGACGAGCGGTATCATGGTCTGCTCGACCAAGAAGGAGACCGCATCCAGACTCGGCGCTCAATTTGCAGCTGGACAAGTCAACAAAGCCTACGTCTGTCGTGTGCGAGGCAAATTCCCTCAAGGCGAGGTCGTCTGCAAACAGCCGATCCTGACCATTGACCGTCAGAGCGGAGTCAACATTGTCCACCCAAAAGGCAAACACTGCGAAACCATATTTGTTCGCCTCTCGTACGACGCTTCCGACGACTCTTCGGTCGTCTTTTGTCGTCCCATCACGGGTCGCACGCATCAGATTCGTGTACACGTCCAGTATCTGGGACATCCCATTTGCAACGATCCCATCTACGGTCACGACGTATGGAGCAAAGTCGATAGTTCTGCTTTTGCCGAGGTCATCCCTGATCAATGGAAGAAAGTCGGTGGCGAGATCGGGCACAAGGAAGTCGAGAagatcgtcgatgcgatcAAGGGCGATCAGGATGGACAAGAGGACTGGGCAAGGTGGAAGGACGAAGTGCTCTTCAAAGACATGATTGCTCGAGAAGGCCTCGAAAATGTTCACGTCCCTGGGCCCAATGGCCGTTCCAGTCGACCTTCCGACGAACTACTCAAACGAGCATTGGCTAAACTAGAATTGGACACAGCTGATGTTCCAACAAAAGGTCTCAATCGACCTGTCGACATTGAGACAGCTTGGCAGAAGCGAGTCCGAGAACAGTCATCTGATTTCTGTCCCGAATGCAAAATCCCACTTCTACCCGACCCGAAACCAGAGGAGCTTTACATCTATCTACACGCGATCAAGTACTGGACAGACGAATGGTCGTTTGAAGACGCTTTACCTTGGTGGGCCAGAGAAGACTGGCAGTCAATCACGCCTCACGGTTCAGGTACAGCTCAAGgtgcagcagaagcgacaCTACCAGAGGGGCTGGCAATAGCTCACAAGTCTGGGACTCTGCTCTCAAGTACTGCCATCTCGAGCCTGATCAcaagcgagatcgaggaaAAGGCATCCAGATTGGCCGAGCCGCAAAAATATGCCAAGCACGATCAAGGTGTGGAGCTGACACAGGTGAGACAGCTGGTAGACTATCCGGTCGTCGATACTGGATCAtcgagcaggagcagcaacaaTGAGCAGATGGCAGCTGCGATGGAAGTTGTTGACGTTCCAGTCGTGTTTCAAGTGTTTGGCGGATTCGAAGACTTTGCTCAACGCGAGATTCTGCAGCAAACGCTCTTGCGTGCATCCGGCGATGAGGACGCCTTGACACACAAGCTCGGTGTTTCTTCCAGCATCCACTCTGGGCACGTCAAGGTGCTGGATAACAAGCTCGCTGGGCATGCATTGCAAGTCTATTTTGATGCTAAGCTCGGTATCGCCAAGACAGCATATTTGCTGACGGCGGTGCGTGAATTTCCGCGAGAGTTGGCAAAGGAGCTTAAGCACGAAAAGCACATTGGCGGTGCGAGCAAAAGGGCCAAATGGAAGGCGAAAGAGCTGCGCAAGGCACTGCAAAAGAAGGAGGGCAAGAAGCTGGCGACGCAACCGACCACGCCAGGGATCATCCAAAAGCCGTCTATCCTGCAGAAAGATGGCGAGAAGAACGAATCATCTCGCTCCATGACTGCCCCATCTGCTGATGGCAAAGCAACCATTTCAACTACAGCTGTCGAAGAAGCGACAAGCTCAGCCGTTAGTGAGGCCGAGACCGATGAAGGTGCGCCATTTCCTTCCGAGGTCAAGTTGCTTGAGCTACTCGACGACATTTGGGAGGCGTCACGTTCGCAGCTCGACCGAGCACTCGAAAGCTGGAAATGCATCGTCGCCGCAACCACCGGTGTTCCCGTCGCCACTTCGTGCCGCACATATCGAGCCACCGTTGACCGGGCCACGTACAATCTTCCAAGTCTCAACACTCAGACCATGGAACGATATGTGGGCGAACTTGCCTGGGATTGGCTCAACGGTCCCGACACGCCTAATACCGATCTGAATGCTCCGACCAACTGGCGAGTCGATTTGGAAAAGCCTATGGTGGATATCACGCTCAAATTCTTACCCGGGTTCGGCATCGGAGACGAGTTTGAAAAGGAGCTCGGCGAACAGGACGATCcggcgctcaagacggAAGGACAGATCGCGTTCATGATTAAACTGCCTCCACCAGCGACAGCAAACCCTCGACGACCGGCGGGAAGGAATGCGTTATTGGTTGGAGGAACAGCCATGGCCGAATACCGAGCTGCATCTCTagcgcttgcgcttccgCTACCAACGGAGCGAAAGACTCTGAATGGTGTGCAGTCCGGTCCAGAAGTTGCGCCGCTGCGTGTGCTCGAGGCTTGTTGTGGACATGGATCACTGGTTTTTGAGACCGCAGCGATGATGGAAGCTCGAGGACTTCACGGCCAAGTGTTGGGTTGCGATATCGACAATGAAACTATCGAGCGCGCACGTTgcatctcgaatctcgcTGGAttctcaagctcgagcggAGCTGTTTCTGTGCAACTGGAAGCCATCGACGGTACCGATTGCTCTGCGCTCCAATCGTTTGTCGGAGGCTCTTGCTCTGTTGATGCCATCATCACCGATCTACCGTGGGGTAAGCGGGAAAAAGCGTCGCAATCGCTGTCCAAACTCTACCACTTGTTTCTCGAATCGTGGTTCTCGGTGCTCCGAACCGGCGGATACATCCTAACGGTCACCGCAGAACATCGGACGCTCTCACGAGCTCTCAGTGTCTTTGAAACCACTTGCAGAAAGAAGCGATTGGGAGCATGCCTCAGGATGGAAGATGTGAGGATGCTGGACAAGAACGGAAGTGGATTGGAGCAGAACAAAGTGAAGCAACAGGGTGTGTTAGAAGCACAGAGAAACGGACAGATGAGGAAGATCGAGATCGGATACCATGTATATGTGTTTATGATCCGCAAGATTGCCATCTGATGCGGTAGCAAGAGGTGTCGTTAGCGGCTGTTGCCAAACCTGTCCagaatcgtaaatcacgaatgaagcCGTTCACAAACCCACTTGCAAAGTAAATTCTTTCTCATTCATACAagatccgtgattcgtgattgatggACGcttcacattcacgatttgacTGTCCTGTCAGAATGTGACGTACTAGCCACTGTGTGTAGGTGCACGACAACGTCCAGGGCTGACTGTCTAGAACGGGCGGTGTCATGGTCCCGCCTCAGCACATGGAGCTATGGACAGCACAAACTCGACACTAGATGAGTGTGAGTCTGGAGCCCCGCCTGTGTTGGTGATATCCAAAAAAAATCATTTGAATCGCACTACGgttggcgacgacgatgtcTGGGTTCTCGGCCCGTCTTCcagaaagaaaaaaaaaccccccACAGACACGAACATGCCGACACAATCACGCGGAACGCGGCCATAAGGTGGCAGTAGACAACGTTAGTGGAGGAACAGATCTGTCCATGACACCGGCTCGTCCGATGTCAGCAGGCtgattttcgtgattgttgtgACATGAGTCGCACTTACTcgtgctgcgtgctgaTACCGGTGAAAAGGGAGAGTGCTTACTCTTTTTCGGTGAgcctcgatggcgacgatTGTGGATTGCGCAACGTCGTATAAATGGATGACTGGGTTGGCTGCACCGCTTTGCATGTTATTCCGTTGTGGCCGTGCCTGACGACTTGAAAATTATAACAAAAaaaacaagaagaagcctCGCTTATTACATGTCGGCATCATGACAGAGGTGTCACGCTGAACCAGGACAACAATTTCCTcatccagctgctgcagtgcTGCAGTACAAAATGTACGTCATACCCATAAGAAGAGCTTGGCGAATTCAGCAAGGCGgcgcctctctctctttctctgtGACACGCGGCTTGGCCGAcaagacaatcacgaatcacagaatgcTGTGCAACGTTGCAGACGCCGTCCGTTTCTTGTgtgacattcgtgattacgAAGGTCGCTGCTGACTCGCACTGTCGAGACTGAGAAGAATTCAGggtctctctctctttctcttttgCGCCGACGCTGTGCTTTGCCGAAGGCCGCATGGAGCCTGTCCAAGCCCTcgttgctcgacttgaGTGATTCTTGAGTGACCGTATGGAACGCTGACTTCAGAACATCAGGCAGCTTATTCCTTGCGTCTGAAAAGTCCCTCCATTCGCATAAGTAGTTGAACATCCCCATCACACAAGCTTCGGTCGTTATCCCAACTACGCCTGCACTCATACCGTTTCTGAGTTTCagagcttcttgctttcCTTGGTGCAAACAGATTTAGCAGCAGAAACACGACACTTTACTGCTGCTTTATTACAGAAATGAAGTTTACCGGCGCCACGCTGGTCTCATCAGGCCTCCTCGCCGCTTCAGCTGCGAtggctgctcctgctcctgcttcgACCGGCGCCGACACGCCAGTGCACATTCCCATTCAGAAGCGATCCGTTGTCAAGCGTTCTGGTGACGACCTTCTGCACTGGGCCTACGATCAAAAAGCGCTTCTTCAATCCAAGTACAACTTGCCGACCAATTCATCGCAAAACCAACGACGTGCGGGCGCTACATGGCTCACCAACGTACAGTATGATTCTTCCTGGGTCGCCTCCCTCTCGGGCGGTACACCAGCCAAGGACTACGAGGTGGTCCTCGACACGGGTTCCTCCGATCTGTGGATCTCTTCGCAATACTACCAGCCTtcgtcaagcagcaccTTTCGGAACCAGTCGACTCCGTTCGACATTCAGTATGGCTCGGGTTCAGTACATGGCTACCAAGCCACCGACACTTTTACGCTTGCTGGCACCACGGTCAACAATCTGCACGTTGCCGTAGCCACTTCGGTAAGCTCTGGTCTAACAAGTGCCGCTATGGAAGGTATCATGGGTATGGGCTTTCAGCGTCTCGCATCTTCCGGTGAACCTCCACTATGGGTCGCTGCCGGCATCGACACCTTCTCGTTCTACCTGGAGCGAGCCAGTCTCTCTACACGCGATCAGACGCAACCGGGCGGGATTTTTACGCTCGGTGGTACCAATACGAGCCTCTACCAAGGCGATATCAGCTACAACTCGCTCCTCGAAGAGCTCTATTGGATGGTTCGTCTGGGCGCTATCGGTACGATGGGAGCCAATGTGCCCCTCAACGGTCTAACTCGTGCAGCCATCGACACTGGTACCACCCTGATCGGCGGACCCGATTCTGTTGTTCAGCAGCTGTACGCCAACATCGCCAACTCTCGATCCCAGGGCAACGGATACTATTCGTTCCCGTGCAGCTCGTCAGTCGATGCAACGCTGACGTTTGGCAATCAGCAGTACACGATCCCCAGCACCGACTTTGTAGCAGGCACCCTGGACCAGTCGGGCTCTCAGTGTCTGGGTGCCTTCTTCGGCTTGGGCTCGTCCAGTCAGACCGACTTGCAGTGGATCGTGGGCGATGCCTTCCTGAAGAACGTGTACTCCATCTTTACCACCAATCGCAACAACGGCAACTCGGGCGTCGGCTTTGCTAGCTTGGCCAGAGGCTTGAACTCGGGTACCATTTCCAAGAGCGTAAACTCGaccagcaacagcgtcagcagcgacagtcccgccgccaccaccgccaaacgCTGGAATAACGTCTCGGCGTTGATGGCGACTGTCGCTCTGCCCGTCCTGGCGCTCGTATTTGGCTGATCGCGCCAGCACCTACAACCAACACTTTTTGCTCTCTCCCTGCAATCACGTATAGCAGCACTCACaaaactcgtgactattcgtgattaccAACTTGACTGCAAGTGCGAAGCACTTTccatactcgtgactctttttctttttttttaGCAATTCATAATCGTGACATCTGGATGCTATCTGAAAAACGTATCTGTGGGGCATGTCAAGGTGCGTCGGCATCACGCTTGGTAGCAGTGTGAAATGGTATGGAGTGGCGACTCGGCTCTCAATACGGGTGTGC
Coding sequences:
- a CDS encoding uncharacterized protein (related to 3-phytase A precursor) — translated: MPAITQSLAFIGASGAPPPHLPSTLVLPPDIFHNLGHYSPWFPANALSQQVDNHDECEVTFVSQLERHGSRYPTGGAFKELRKTLQQIASHLKHVPDAGQNVAPTEALEPQLQWLRHWVDTKKTEDGGLRNRLGNSELTPYGQFEAYSSGRRFYEQYAHLFEAQHVQVNADYNVELNHASSALESLCRTSEVSSSSGIWTAAHLFSRVRRAVCRLLDSGSTADSAQLGQQLAKRPFVRASGADRVITTSRFWLQGFAHSPDKPFQHAPPESAPWPQKGRPVVIDDLKSDKPHRRIRNLPEPDVIISEARKSDKLGQITSNNTLDVYTCSAFERDYRDNAQSLASRKTASFSSNATASIRARLASQLGVRRGGSKDRRGERIHLEPRQVLQLFSLCAFDTVARLDPYGLWYNQPERNKDAMSPFCSLFEPEEFGSIYEITTDLEKDYGFATHNPLHKALATPWLRELLARLENRRPVMSPPTSINTTLDEDRATFPVSAAQGPRAFVDFTHDNQLAPVIAALGLWDEDHRWTTSQTTPFSGRMTVERLECRGEAYIRVLVNDKPANVSHGSWCAHTPGFKTSHDDHLCPQNAFLEPLQWVDQPDEWDKCYTKTGANVD
- a CDS encoding uncharacterized protein (related to ACN9 - protein of gluconeogenesis in mitochondrial intermembrane space), with protein sequence MFRPSTSLALRSTLRQLASASNQPIPPGSEINAVKRTVATILPPIRLYRRIIRAHRRLDPDMRAVGDNYVKDEFRRHKNIDNPLQIIGFLSSWKMYLDQLEVQQGQPGGFRGQRLDPQLLEKMSDEQIYQIHELMTATQEAYSDKAQAFPPEKQRELAEKAAADAGLSVKKDE
- a CDS encoding uncharacterized protein (related to DRAP deaminase RIB2), which encodes MGHHRGAEAINAATGVTTRQNGLRKTQPYWYEFQTYSKLRWFGRELIEIMTTEFRDRTKEYYVWAIHKGICTVNAKKADLHQILGDGDKICNSVHRHEPPVTDEPIKIIHRDDDEGILVIVKPGSIPVHAAGRYLRHTLVGLLQSEHGVDMVYTTNRLDRLTSGIMVCSTKKETASRLGAQFAAGQVNKAYVCRVRGKFPQGEVVCKQPILTIDRQSGVNIVHPKGKHCETIFVRLSYDASDDSSVVFCRPITGRTHQIRVHVQYLGHPICNDPIYGHDVWSKVDSSAFAEVIPDQWKKVGGEIGHKEVEKIVDAIKGDQDGQEDWARWKDEVLFKDMIAREGLENVHVPGPNGRSSRPSDELLKRALAKLELDTADVPTKGLNRPVDIETAWQKRVREQSSDFCPECKIPLLPDPKPEELYIYLHAIKYWTDEWSFEDALPWWAREDWQSITPHGSGTAQGAAEATLPEGLAIAHKSGTLLSSTAISSLITSEIEEKASRLAEPQKYAKHDQGVELTQVRQLVDYPVVDTGSSSRSSNNEQMAAAMEVVDVPVVFQVFGGFEDFAQREILQQTLLRASGDEDALTHKLGVSSSIHSGHVKVLDNKLAGHALQVYFDAKLGIAKTAYLLTAVREFPRELAKELKHEKHIGGASKRAKWKAKELRKALQKKEGKKLATQPTTPGIIQKPSILQKDGEKNESSRSMTAPSADGKATISTTAVEEATSSAVSEAETDEGAPFPSEVKLLELLDDIWEASRSQLDRALESWKCIVAATTGVPVATSCRTYRATVDRATYNLPSLNTQTMERYVGELAWDWLNGPDTPNTDLNAPTNWRVDLEKPMVDITLKFLPGFGIGDEFEKELGEQDDPALKTEGQIAFMIKLPPPATANPRRPAGRNALLVGGTAMAEYRAASLALALPLPTERKTLNGVQSGPEVAPLRVLEACCGHGSLVFETAAMMEARGLHGQVLGCDIDNETIERARCISNLAGFSSSSGAVSVQLEAIDGTDCSALQSFVGGSCSVDAIITDLPWGKREKASQSLSKLYHLFLESWFSVLRTGGYILTVTAEHRTLSRALSVFETTCRKKRLGACLRMEDVRMLDKNGSGLEQNKVKQQGVLEAQRNGQMRKIEIGYHVYVFMIRKIAI
- a CDS encoding uncharacterized protein (related to aspartic protease), whose translation is MKFTGATLVSSGLLAASAAMAAPAPASTGADTPVHIPIQKRSVVKRSGDDLLHWAYDQKALLQSKYNLPTNSSQNQRRAGATWLTNVQYDSSWVASLSGGTPAKDYEVVLDTGSSDLWISSQYYQPSSSSTFRNQSTPFDIQYGSGSVHGYQATDTFTLAGTTVNNLHVAVATSVSSGLTSAAMEGIMGMGFQRLASSGEPPLWVAAGIDTFSFYLERASLSTRDQTQPGGIFTLGGTNTSLYQGDISYNSLLEELYWMVRLGAIGTMGANVPLNGLTRAAIDTGTTLIGGPDSVVQQLYANIANSRSQGNGYYSFPCSSSVDATLTFGNQQYTIPSTDFVAGTLDQSGSQCLGAFFGLGSSSQTDLQWIVGDAFLKNVYSIFTTNRNNGNSGVGFASLARGLNSGTISKSVNSTSNSVSSDSPAATTAKRWNNVSALMATVALPVLALVFG